The Mycobacterium paragordonae genome includes a region encoding these proteins:
- a CDS encoding IclR family transcriptional regulator, with the protein MTGSQTLARGLTALQLVASSPRGLTMQEVADQVGVHRTIAYRLLATLAEFRLVSKGEDGRFRPAAGLAALGASFDHNVRQLCLPTLRSLADELGTTVSLLIAEGDEQVAIAVIVPTQVAYQLAFHEGSRYPLDRGAAGIALLANMPPRPGERDLVSAARQRGWVTTHGEIEPNTYGLAVPVRRPAPAPPTCINLISHREDVVMRGKDAVIKAAEQLSALLS; encoded by the coding sequence GTGACGGGTTCGCAGACACTGGCCAGAGGCCTCACCGCGCTGCAACTGGTGGCGTCCTCCCCGAGGGGCCTGACCATGCAAGAGGTCGCCGATCAGGTCGGTGTGCATCGCACCATCGCCTACCGGTTGCTGGCCACCCTGGCGGAATTTCGGCTGGTCTCCAAGGGCGAGGACGGCCGCTTCCGGCCGGCCGCCGGCCTGGCCGCACTCGGCGCGTCGTTCGACCACAACGTCCGTCAACTCTGTCTGCCCACACTGCGCTCGCTGGCCGACGAACTGGGCACCACGGTGTCGCTGCTGATCGCCGAGGGAGACGAGCAGGTGGCTATCGCGGTGATCGTGCCGACCCAGGTCGCCTATCAGCTCGCCTTCCACGAAGGCAGCCGCTACCCGCTGGACCGTGGCGCGGCGGGGATAGCCCTGCTGGCGAACATGCCGCCACGCCCGGGCGAGCGGGACCTGGTCAGCGCGGCGCGCCAGCGCGGGTGGGTCACCACCCACGGCGAGATCGAGCCCAACACGTATGGACTGGCGGTGCCGGTCCGTCGCCCAGCGCCGGCACCGCCGACCTGTATCAATCTGATCTCCCACCGCGAAGACGTGGTGATGCGCGGCAAGGACGCGGTCATCAAGGCCGCAGAGCAGTTGTCCGCGTTGCTGAGCTGA